atcgctcttagttcgagcagttctgaatctagcagcgacgatgaggagtcgcaaggaccccggatgggggtaatgcgtttgttgaatgtcatccggggtcaagtgggggagaacacgaagacaaagttacaaaaagcaggaagtggtgagctgatgtacatagacatcaagctaaatggccaaacgacccgtgcaatggtggacacgggtgctacccacaacttcattgcCGATCTAGAAGCAAagtgacttgggttgatcttggtgaagagcccaagtcgaatgaaggcggtgaactcggaggccaggtgaatctccgggttggcgaagggagttcccaccaagatcggaacatggagcgggaacaccaacatgatggcagtaccactggacgacttccaagtgattcttggaatggagttcatgcacgcggcgaagttggtgcccatgccgttcctaaactccttgtgtatgatgggaggcgatgacccctacgtggttcccgtctctcggagaggaaccaaggaaccccaacatatatcggcattgcaactgaagaaaggggtgcgaaaaggtgaattaacattcgtggctactatgaagctattgccactcgacgagaaggttattcaagaacctgctgtggtgacgaacgtcctgaaagagttcaatgacgttatgccacccgagttgccgaagactcttcgaccacgcagaggcgtggatcacaacatcgagctggagccaggagtgaagcctctagcgagaccaccctaccgtatgcccccgccagagttggcagaactcagaaagcagttaggtgaactgactgctaagcggtggtctcatccgcagctctaaagcaccattcggagctccagttctctttcagaagaaacaagatgggagcctccgactatgcgtcgattaccgagccctcaacaaagtgacggtgaagaacaagtatcccatctcgctcatcgcggacttattCGACTAGttaggcaaagccaagtatttctcaaaactcgaccttcggtcggggtattggcaggtgcgcattgctgaaggcgacgaagcgaagactacctgtgtgaccaggtatggagcgttggagttcttggtgatgtctttcggcttaaccaacgctccggtcacgttctgcactctcatgaaccagctattcatggagtatttggataagtttgtggtcgtctacttagacgatatcgtcgtctacagtcaaacgctcgaggagcatgtccagcaccttcggacaattttcaaggttctcagggagaacactttgttcgtgaaaagggaaaaatgctactttgcccaaacggagatcttattcttagggcatcgaatcgatgatggctccattcggatggacaaatcaaaagtgcaagcggttgcggaaaagcgaactccaaagaaggtgccagagttgagatccttccttggtttcgtcaactactatcgacgcttcatagcggggtactcgaagcgtgcaactccactgacggagttgctgaaggagcagccttgaaagtggtttgacaaatgtgaaatagcattccaagatatgaaggctactgttctggaagaaccggtgcttaaACTGCCGGACTATgaagagccttttgaagtccatgcagatgcttcagactttgctattgggggagtactcatgcaagagggttatccggtggcctacgagaccgagcgacggtatccagtacacgagaaggagatgacagcggtgatccattgtctacgagtttggcaacACTACCTTTTCGGatcacgatttgtgctgaggacaaacaacatcgctctgagctatttccaaacacagaataaactttccccaaagcaagcacgatggcaggacttcctggctgaatttgatatggcaatggagtacaagcctggaaaggcaaatgtcgtggccgatgtattgagtcggaaagtggagcgcgtgaatgtcgtacaattggagggcggaggccaagcaagtcagttgcactccaacttcctttccaggatcaggaatGGACTGtatacctaaaagcctaccactcggatccgcaagatgcttcccgaagtgttccaactcggctaccccccatcATAGCCAACAATGGCTCCTAGTTGGGTCTAAAGGTAAGAAATCACACTAATTAGCTCTAGTTAGCCTTTAATCACCTTTAATTAAGAATAAACTCTTAATCCACCAAAAATTTCATAAATACCCCTACGTACCCCTATTTTGGTCTTAACTTAAGAGAATGATCCTAATTTCATGTTAATTATGATTATACTTCTTAATTATGCAATAATAAGCCTCTAATTAGCTGCAATACATGGTAGAATGAAGTTGAAACATGGTGCAATatgcttaatttttttaattaccaCTCATTAGGTCTAAATCATGCATAATCTACCTAAGCATGAATTAGTAAGATCCAATTATCCATGTTTTATCCATCAAACATGGTAGAATTAGCTCGTAAATAATGCAAGAAGTCAAATACATGGtcaatctaatatatttttcttaaatacctATAGTTAGGTCTTAGTTAATTAATTAGTCCCTAATCAATCAATATTTATCAATATTCTTTATGCTTAGATAAAGAAAACACAGAAGCTAAATATCTTCAATTGGAGAGGCTGGTGTCGATGAATCTCAGCTTGGTACGGTCAAAATCTGATTGGTAATGGTCGAACACATTTTCTGTGTACGGGCCGAAACAGGCTGGTGCATGTCTTAGCCAGCCATCAGACCATTCTATTTTGTACAATTTTGGGTGGTACGGCAGTCCATGCAAATTGGTCTGTCACTTCTTTTCTACTAAAATGTGTTTTAATTTTGAACTGGTGTCTTTTACTGAAACACGAGTTGTTCCTTCTATGTTCATCAAGGATTTCATAAACCTACATCCAATGAAAATTTGATCCTGCACTTGGTAAATGAATTTGTTACTGACATACAGTGGTATTGGTagctaattattttttatttcattttttagttGTTTTATATTGATACATCTTATGAGATCTCCGGTCTATGTTGCGATTGATTTCCAATATGTTCAGAGGACCACTTAGATCTTTACAAAGTTTTATTCTGTTTGGATCCAACTTAGTTTTGCTCTTCTCTCTTTGCTCATCTTTCGCTAGTTCATTTTAGTGCTTGCTATAACAATCACATATGATACAGCCCTGAATGAAGCACTGAGTGCAGAAGTCCAGCGTCTAAAACTCGCTACTGGAGAGATCAGCGAGGCTCAGCTCTCAAAGAGCATAAATCGGCAGATGCAACTGAATCCTCCGATGTCTCAATTGCATCAGTTGCAGCTGCATCAGCAACAACAGAAGCAGCAAACTGCGGAGACTTCTCTCCAACTGCCAGCACCACAGCAACAACAGAACGACGTTTCTGCTAAGCTAGAATCAAGCAAATGCTAGCATTCACCAAAAGAGGAAATCATGCCGTTTTGGTCTGCTTCGTGTTCCATCGTTTAAGATGCTGCGTGAAGTGAGATGTGATCATGcgacttgatatatatatatatatatatatatatatatatataacatttgaCTCTACAACAATGTGACTACAGTTGCTATATATTCTACTAAAAAATATAACTTAATTGTGAGCTGGTGGATTGTTTCGATGAATATCGATGTGTTTTGTAAATGATATGTTATGTTGTAGAAcaaaatatatatagaaaaacGGTGTCTGTTATCTTATGACCTGTTCACATGATATTTATCTTCTCTTTCAAGAAATTTGTAGTGGTTGGGACTGTTTATATATCACAATTGTAGGTATTTGGTTTTTTGCTTTCTCCATAAacctttttcttgtttttgatgCAAAGCTGATTGAATCAAGTGTTATGTGATTCAAAAAGTAGTTGACTACATAGTGTCATTTGAACAGGTTTTGACTGCACCCACCTTCATTCGAATTTGAGTTTATTATGAACATAGTAAATTTCTTTAGATGCATAAGTTACAGTCGAATTTGAGCCTATTATAAACTTGGCATTAAAAAATATCTGTGTTCAACAAAATTGAAGTTAGGGGTGACCGAGAAAATTCTTTTCGATCCCTAAGTTAGAGTcgagaaaataatagaagaaataTAAGATTCAAAGAGTTGGATAATCTATAGCACATACATAGGATCTTTATATATAACTTTAATAGTCGTCAAGAATAAGTGAATAATTAATCTACGAAGAGAATTATTACTAGAGATTTTTAGAAGGTACTCGGATATAAAGGATCGGTCGAATGATCGAGAGTTGCAATTAACTCTGTCATACCGAGTTGACATGTTAAGGTGATGGAATGTTTACATAGGTGTCAATGAGTTTGTAAGTTATATCTCCTTAACATTTATCTATGATTATGTTTTGACACATGTTTTGTCGTATAATTGGAATGAGATAGGAATGATTGAATCATGTTAGAGATAAAGGATGCTTTATCATCAACAGATTCAGCTATATAAGAGATAAAAGAtgtttcatgattatatttgatccTGTGGGATATAAAAGATGAGATAAAAAAGGATAATTCGATTCGTTCTCATTAGAGATAAAAGAGATGCTTTATAGTCATCTGCAGTCATCTGACCTTTGTTAGTTTCTTAGTTGCACTTCTAAAtccgatttgatttgatttgatctgATGATTCATACATTAACCCTTACACCTAATATTCTACATCTAATCACAACCATCTATGTTTTTGTTGaatcgacaaaaaaaaaaaaaatgctaagaGTCAAGCAAACAGTTGAATGGACAAAAAAGCTAAGGTAGGTTGTAACATCCCATTTGTCAATTGTTAAGAATATTATTAAGAATAATTTCAGCTTAATCATTTTGGTCAATTGTTTCGATCAAACGAAGTTAATAAGTTAGTTAGCCCATCAGAGTCATGTCAAACCTTTGTACATCggataagattaagattaacttataatgatctattattaacttcagcttaagcattttgatcagttACATAATGATCTACACAGCTCATTTGGTTATCCtcaaatcatgataaaaaatttggggataataaaaattattttttaattctaacATGTATGTGGAGCTTCGCATCAATAGCGTAGGGTATTCTTAACCATTGCACGAAGTTCTAACCTAATTCTCGTATAACATAGCTTGTTAAGTTAGATTTTGAATGTCTAATATGATATGTGAAAGGATCAACATTTGAGTCCAACTCTATTTATCGAAAGTTTGGTGTCCAAAGATGATCGAATTCAATAGATGAtgtttgaatgtcaaaacaagatCAAAGGATCGAAAAAAAATGAGTTTCCCAACTCGACTTTAAATCTTGGGTTTAACATCGATGTTATGATATTCATAACAAATTTCAATATAATTCTCTTAACACATAAACCCTCCTTCtgatattaatatattaatataaattttaattattcatTCAGGTCCTTTGATTTATCTTAATTCTACTCAAatgtataattgaaatatatagGGATATTCCTTAGCATCGTCTAAGACGTACATACGTTTTCTTTAAATCCATCATTAGATCCCCAGTTTGCATTTCCTGTGGGCCCCTTAGGACGAACGAAGGGCGTGGGTCGCCATGGTGGTAGCCGAAGCGGGTCGGCCTCGCGGGGGTGCCTTCGGCAGGACCCGACCCGAGGAATATCTACTGGATCAATCTGTCCAATCGTTGCTTAGGCATTTTTGTGGGTCCCCGTGTGCACGCAACTTTCCCTGTAGGCCCCAGCAGACGGATCAACCACGACGCACGAATCTTTAGGCACTGTTTCGGGGGGTCCTGGCCCCAATGCGACCAAAAGATGAAACCTATCCGAGTCCAACGAAGAACTCGGCCCAGAACACCGGCGTCGTCAAGCGGACGCTGCATTCCATCCGCAAGTGTCGGTGGCTACAAGACGACTCATGTCACAGTAACAGACGTCGCACCTCCAGACGTTCCACCACTATGGCTTCCTTCTAGTGTTGGATGTGGACCCAAACTCCCTCGCTTGGGATCCCTCCGTTGACGACGAACACCATATAATAGCCTGGCGGCGCCATGAAAGTTGAGCTTGGCGCCATCGCGTCCACCACGTACAGTGACGACTCCGCGTCGGCCGCCGCGGCCAGTTCGCTCTCCAGGATCAGCAACCTCTGGTTCATGGAGAAGGAGTGCGTCGCGAACGACGGCGCCACCATCGTCACCAGGACGCCCTTCTCGCTCATGGCCGCCACAGAGAATCGCAGGCTGAACGGCTTCCCGTAGTTCAACTCCACCGGAGTACCGGCCCAGGTGACCGTGGGTCGGGCGTTGGAGTTCGCTGCTTCCAGGTAGGCCGGTGAGTAGGCCTCCAGGCTGAGGTCCGTCGGGAAGTCGACCCCGGTGAAGTTGTAGAACGCGTGAGGGTTGCTCCCGCCGACGAGCACCCGGCCATCGCGCAGCAGAATGGCGGTGGAGTGGTACATTCGGGGGATGGTGGCCGGGGTTTTCACGTCGAAGCGGCTGCCGGCCGGGTTGCCGTGACGGTAGCTGACCGGCGTTAAGACTGGCTCTCGTCCGAGTTCCCACCCCGAGCTCCCAGCCGCTGCGCCGTTGATGATGAGCACCTCGTCGCCGCTGGGGAGCAGGATCATGTCGCCCATGACCCTCGGCGTCGGCATCGTCTCCACGGACCACGACGGCGAGGGATCGTTGATGCGGATCCTTAAGCACGTGTTCAGAGCCCCCACGAACACCTTCTGCGTCGAGGCTTTCGTGAACGAGCCCTCGGGTGCTCCACCGCAGATCAGCACCTCCGCTTCAGAGCCCGATGGCTGAAGCGGGAGGAGGACGGAGGATCCGGTGCTTGGGTAGTTGCGAGGGTGGCCGTCGGGCACGGTGGGGTACGTCCTCACGATGCTGTTGGTTTTGTAGTCGAGCAGGATGGCGCGGTTGTTGGCGAAGACGAAGAGATTGCCGTCGACGTTGAGGTAGACGAAGGGGTAGAGGTTGTTGTACTCGGCGTCGCGCGTCTCTCGGAGGAAAGGCAGGCTGACGGCGCCCGCGTCGGCCGCGCCGAGCTTGGGAACGAACTCGTAGTTGTGCTGCGACCGGCCACCGACCACGACGGCGCGGCCGTCGGGGAGGACGTGGTTGGTGGCGTACCACCGCGGCGCCGCGAGGCCCGCCGCGTCCTCCTCCCAGTCGCACAGGCGGTCGTGGCAGGGGTCAAGGTATCGGACGGCGCGCTCGCCATCGTTCGCGCCGCCGGTCTGGATCAAGCGGCCGTCGGGGGAGACGGTGCCGGAGGAGCACCAGGGGTCGGTGAGGACGGTGAGCGGGCGGACGGCGTTGGAGGGCACGTCGTACTCGGCGGCGTGGGCGGTGCAGTCGACGGTGAGGGTCCAGTCGCGGGGGTCGTTCCGGCAGCGGCCGCCGGGGAGGGAGAGgttggaggggccaaagtcggtgcGGTCGAAGACGATGACGCGGTCGTTGGACAAGAGCTGCATGTGCATCGCCGACACGCCGATGCTGGGTTGGAGAAGCTCCCATTGCCCTCCTCCGGACGCGGTAGCaaggcagaggaagaagaggaggaaaggaCATGCAACCGAGCGATTCATGTCTACAACAGCAAAGCAAGTACGAGCCAGCAGCTCACTGCTCTCTGGTCCGTCTTGCTACCTCTCCCCGCTAACCTTTTTAAAAGGGGAATGAGATGCATACATGCACGAACTTAGAATTTGCATGAGATGAGAGCACGACATACacgttgttgagttcacgtactgGTCGTAAAAACAAGGAAGATTGTGGTGGTGCAGGGAATTCATTAGGATGGGGGAAGTGCATAGATAGGGTGGACAAGAGAGGAAGGAAAGACATGGTCCCGCCTGGATTAGCCAGTTTCTACCAGGCAATGACGATCGATCGATCGAACAAGATGAGATTGATTGGCTAAAAGAAAAAGGTCGACTAGATTGATTCTGTAGCTACTGCAGTGAAATCTGGGTTCCATACGAGATGGAATTCGGCTACAAAGCATGAATGATAACGATGTTTGAAGCTAAGACAAAAATCGGACATTTGGGTCCCATTTCACGATAAAGAAAGGTTCCTACGATGCAAGTGCTTCGTACAGCATGTGAATGCATTGACTTCTCAGAACGCAGCATTAAGATATGAGAAGAGTTTTGACACCAAACCTACTAATGTACGTACGTAGCTCGAGTCTTTTATTTCACTTAATTTGATGGTTCATACGTCGTGTCATACACGGTAAAGGTCAATGTAATCACGAGTCAACTTTGTGGTCTTCTACATAACTGTTAGAGCCCTAAACAAGCTTGATTCAACTGAAGCTTAAACCAAACAAGTTGAGAACTTTATATAGAAGAAGGCTAGCTAACGTTGCCAAACTAGATTAAGGACGATGATTAAGATCTGTTTGTGCTCAACACAAATCATATATGCTTATAGATTTCTTAGATACGCCATTCGACGGAAACCTACAAAGAGGTACTCCATCTCTCCTGGAGAGATTTATCAGAGAAGAATAAACAAGTGGAGGTAATTTTCTACTGCAGATATAACTGTTCAAGCCACATAGCAAAAATTATTCCATTGAGTTCTTCAGGTTTAAAGTACATAGAATCATCTTTATTTCATTATAAGTTAATTGGAGATTGTTAAAGCATTAAATGGGAAACCATAAATTATATAAGTTTACCGTAACCCTCTTTTTTTTAATGACAAAAAATACAACTCaattgtgtttttttttctttttctcttgtctCTCTTTTCAGCTACAACTCCTAAATTAAGTATCCTAATTTTCCGTAATATGCCTACGGAAGAATATATATCCCGATTATATTTCGAGCGATTTTCCTTCACAAATATCACCAATGAGGCGGAGAGAATATACTTAGGACAATGATCATACTCCTCGAGGTTAAACAATTTATACTCCTTGACAATGATCATACTCCTAAATTAAGCATCTCTTGCCTCTCTTTTCTAACTTCTATttcattttatatcattttacctATTTTTTTATTGTAACTAAAGGTTAAACATTATTATTCCTTCTAACAAAAATaggcaaaatattataaaataaaatataacttacaaatattaaaaaaaatcacacATGATCACTATCCTAAGCATAATCCCTCGTCTCATGTTGGCGTTTGTGAGAAAACTTACCAAGAGGATGCTCCGACACAAGAAGAATATACAAAATCAAACAAAGACATGTAGCTAGAAAGAGAGATAAGAAAGTAAACATATAAGTTATGATTTTTCCTATTTAATGCTCTAACCTGTAATTAAAATGAAATAGGATGCTGGCTcggcaataaaaaaaaaacatatttatttATGTTTGATTACGTTGCTAAAGCAACTTGAATTAAATGTCAGATTAGCATTTTAAGATAaaattatcatattattattgTTCTTGATTGATTATAATCTGATGAGGACTTTCTCAAATAGAAAAATCACCAAAGAAAACGTCACTGATTTATTATTTCTgccacaaaataaataaataaataaataaacacacACTCTGTTCAATCAGTGGAATAACAATTATAAAGATTCATATGGTTAAAGATTATTCCCTGTTGATTAAAGATAGATGCCTATGACTATCAGTATCATAAAGACTTGCACATATCAATCCTCCATTCACGTCACCTACCTACCTGTTTTGAACATATTGCACTGAATTATTGTACTCCCATCTTCCAAGCCATGTGACATTAACCTCTCTTTCCTTTTCATCGATTCCTCTAACAATTAATGGATCTGTTTATATCCGTCAAGCCGCCATCCAAAGCTTCTGTTAAGTCTGTAGCCATGTGCTAATTATTCTGGGGGGGCAACGCTACTGTCAAACAGATCATAGATGTGAGATGCAGAGCGTAGAGAGCTTTGTCTGGCATTGTTATCACCGGGACCATGTCGAATCACTGTCATGAATCCAAATGACGGTGCATGCAACTGCTCCACTGTTCTTTCTTATGGGGACCCTAAATGGTAGAACAGTTTGATGAAGTGGAAGTTTCAGTAAACCACACACTGTGGTGATCGATGTTGTCAACTAAATGATGCTAATCGATTTAAGAAGGGGTTCCCATCTACTGGCTGAGCTAAGCAGCAAGAACTTGTGTAACTCCCTGAGATGAAAATATTGATCAC
The DNA window shown above is from Musa acuminata AAA Group cultivar baxijiao chromosome BXJ2-4, Cavendish_Baxijiao_AAA, whole genome shotgun sequence and carries:
- the LOC103978961 gene encoding aldehyde oxidase GLOX-like; translated protein: MNRSVACPFLLFFLCLATASGGGQWELLQPSIGVSAMHMQLLSNDRVIVFDRTDFGPSNLSLPGGRCRNDPRDWTLTVDCTAHAAEYDVPSNAVRPLTVLTDPWCSSGTVSPDGRLIQTGGANDGERAVRYLDPCHDRLCDWEEDAAGLAAPRWYATNHVLPDGRAVVVGGRSQHNYEFVPKLGAADAGAVSLPFLRETRDAEYNNLYPFVYLNVDGNLFVFANNRAILLDYKTNSIVRTYPTVPDGHPRNYPSTGSSVLLPLQPSGSEAEVLICGGAPEGSFTKASTQKVFVGALNTCLRIRINDPSPSWSVETMPTPRVMGDMILLPSGDEVLIINGAAAGSSGWELGREPVLTPVSYRHGNPAGSRFDVKTPATIPRMYHSTAILLRDGRVLVGGSNPHAFYNFTGVDFPTDLSLEAYSPAYLEAANSNARPTVTWAGTPVELNYGKPFSLRFSVAAMSEKGVLVTMVAPSFATHSFSMNQRLLILESELAAAADAESSLYVVDAMAPSSTFMAPPGYYMVFVVNGGIPSEGVWVHIQH